A part of Indicator indicator isolate 239-I01 chromosome 15, UM_Iind_1.1, whole genome shotgun sequence genomic DNA contains:
- the CNBP gene encoding CCHC-type zinc finger nucleic acid binding protein, with protein sequence MSSNECFKCGRTGHWARECPTGIGRGRGMRSRGRGFQFMSSPLPDICYRCGESGHLAKDCDLQEDACYNCGRSGHIAKDCKEPKREREQCCYNCGKPGHLARDCDHADEQKCYSCGEFGHIQKDCTKVKCYRCGETGHVAINCSKTSEVNCYRCGESGHLARECTIEATA encoded by the exons ATGAGCAGCAATGAATGCTTCAAGTGTGGACGTACTGGCCACTGGGCTCGGGAATGCCCAACTGGAATTGGCCGTGGTCGTGGGATGAGAAGCCGTGGCAGAG GCTTCCAGTTCATGTCCTCGCCTCTCCCGGACATCTGTTACCGCTGTGGTGAGTCTGGCCACCTTGCCAAGGACTGTGATCTCCAGGAGGATG CCTGCTATAACTGCGGTAGAAGTGGCCACATTGCGAAGGACTGCAAGGAgcccaagagagagagagagcagtgcTGCTACAACTGTGGCAAACCCGGCCACCTGGCTCGGGACTGTGACCACGCAGATGAGCAGAAGTGCTATTCTTGTGGAGAGTTTGGACACATTCAAAAAGACTGCACCAAAGTGAAATGCTATAG gtgtGGTGAAACTGGCCACGTAGCCATCAACTGCAGCAAGACCAGTGAAGTCAACTGCTATCGCTGCGGCGAGTCAGGGCACCTTGCACGGGAATGCACAATTGAAGCTACAGCCTAA